In the Methyloterricola oryzae genome, one interval contains:
- a CDS encoding cytochrome c/ABC transporter substrate-binding protein: MKSRAFSRGCGYALLLLCSAARCCEAAMPAELGRALYQGHRPWQLGAAATTAGLPAEFSACARCHGPLGEGGIEGGQPIPPLDSGRLFREDGGLPAFANDEAVLAAIEKGAGRGGRSLSMAMPRFRLKAAERRALIAYLHRLGSPADLPPGVSHDRVRIGVPIPTRAGDTAAMSIQKGLLETVDAANAAGGIHGRHVSLHFAPLGEIQRLMAGNQLYALAGGWLGSEAGVESGRELEDWQRRFRVSHVASLTPRVETADLNTSWTAPLLPSLRELYTGLVQAMRDACPGVGTEVLLGSRKPWDRLGIPTSASVDNSGAVRVFMVGKQASDSLRQLLTNKTQRGAACLGCLTLMHAIPADVPPGWRVFAALPVPTAMLADLAARRASIWESLGRLAGTALVESLAEAGPRLHERSLLQALARFNGRPLEPGLRLVFSPARMHGFPPEIIESAPSTPASTSFTAVHSSLGD, from the coding sequence GTGAAATCCCGGGCCTTCAGTCGCGGTTGCGGTTACGCCCTGCTGCTTCTGTGCAGTGCCGCCCGCTGCTGCGAAGCGGCAATGCCGGCGGAATTGGGACGAGCCCTATATCAGGGACATAGGCCCTGGCAACTGGGCGCGGCCGCCACCACAGCCGGTCTGCCCGCGGAATTCAGTGCCTGCGCGCGGTGCCACGGCCCGCTCGGCGAAGGCGGCATAGAGGGAGGCCAACCTATCCCACCCCTGGATTCAGGCCGGCTTTTTCGCGAGGACGGCGGCTTGCCGGCCTTCGCCAATGACGAGGCGGTGCTGGCCGCGATCGAAAAAGGCGCGGGACGGGGCGGCCGCAGCCTTTCCATGGCGATGCCACGTTTCCGGCTGAAAGCGGCTGAACGCCGCGCCTTGATCGCCTACCTGCACCGTCTGGGCAGTCCCGCTGATCTGCCCCCCGGTGTCAGCCATGATCGCGTCCGCATCGGCGTGCCCATCCCGACACGGGCCGGTGACACTGCGGCCATGAGCATACAAAAAGGCTTGCTTGAAACGGTCGATGCCGCCAATGCCGCAGGCGGCATCCATGGGCGCCACGTGAGCTTGCACTTCGCCCCCCTGGGCGAAATTCAACGGCTCATGGCCGGCAATCAGCTATACGCCCTTGCAGGAGGCTGGCTGGGGAGCGAGGCGGGCGTCGAATCAGGCCGGGAATTAGAGGACTGGCAGCGGCGCTTTCGCGTCAGCCATGTTGCGAGCCTCACCCCCCGTGTTGAAACCGCTGATTTGAACACGTCGTGGACCGCCCCTCTGCTACCCAGCCTGAGGGAGCTTTACACCGGGTTAGTCCAGGCCATGCGCGACGCCTGTCCAGGCGTGGGAACGGAGGTCCTGCTGGGCAGCCGCAAACCATGGGACCGACTTGGAATTCCGACTTCAGCCTCCGTCGACAACTCAGGCGCCGTGCGTGTCTTCATGGTGGGCAAACAGGCTTCCGATAGCTTGCGACAGCTGCTCACCAACAAAACGCAGCGCGGTGCAGCCTGCCTCGGTTGCCTGACCCTGATGCACGCCATTCCGGCGGATGTTCCGCCAGGGTGGCGCGTGTTCGCCGCTTTGCCTGTACCCACGGCCATGCTGGCGGATCTGGCAGCCAGACGCGCGTCCATCTGGGAATCCTTGGGGCGGCTGGCCGGTACCGCCCTGGTCGAAAGCCTGGCCGAAGCAGGGCCGCGCTTGCATGAACGGTCGCTGCTCCAGGCGCTCGCCCGCTTCAATGGCCGCCCTTTGGAACCGGGTCTGCGACTCGTGTTCTCGCCCGCCCGTATGCATGGCTTCCCACCGGAGATCATCGAAAGCGCCCCTTCAACCCCGGCTTCCACTTCATTTACCGCCGTCCACTCGTCATTGGGAGATTGA
- the rplQ gene encoding 50S ribosomal protein L17 — protein MRHGNSGRKFSITSSHKKALFRNMMVSLFQNEIIKTTLPKAKEIRRYAEPLITLSKNDTLAAKRLAFARLRDREAVTKLFNELGPRYAGRPGGYLRVLKCGFRAGDSAPMAYVELVDRPEQPE, from the coding sequence ATGCGTCACGGTAACTCCGGCAGAAAGTTCAGCATCACCAGCAGCCACAAGAAGGCGCTGTTTAGAAATATGATGGTCTCGCTGTTCCAGAATGAGATCATCAAGACCACCTTGCCTAAGGCAAAGGAAATCCGGCGCTATGCCGAGCCTTTGATCACGCTGTCCAAGAACGATACGTTGGCTGCGAAGCGCTTGGCGTTCGCGCGTTTGCGTGACCGTGAGGCCGTCACCAAGTTATTCAACGAGTTGGGACCGCGTTATGCGGGCCGGCCGGGTGGTTACCTGCGGGTCTTGAAGTGCGGCTTCCGGGCTGGCGATTCGGCCCCCATGGCCTATGTGGAACTGGTGGACCGTCCGGAACAGCCAGAGTAA
- a CDS encoding DNA-directed RNA polymerase subunit alpha — MHSFLADLIKPRLVDVSPVDKNSARIVIEPLERGFGHTLGNALRRVLLSAIPGCAVTEVAIEGVLHEYSTIEGVQEDVIDILLNLKNLAIRVEHGHSANLRLNKTGPGAVTAADIETTHDVEIVNPGLVIANLTSSGKLNMNLKVEKGRGYQPVAQRLAAGSETAVGSLHLDASFSPIRKVSYVVESARVEQRTDLDKLIIELETNGTVDPEQAVRHAASILNDHLSIFVDLKGPVAKGVAEEKPSFDPLLLRPVDDLELTVRSANCLKAENIFYIGDLIQRTEVDLLKTPNLGKKSLTEIKDVLATKGLSLGMRLENWPPEGLRKD, encoded by the coding sequence ATGCATAGTTTTCTTGCAGACCTGATCAAACCCCGCTTAGTTGACGTCAGTCCCGTAGACAAAAACAGCGCACGGATTGTGATTGAGCCTCTGGAGAGAGGTTTTGGCCATACCTTGGGCAACGCACTCCGGCGAGTTTTGCTCTCGGCTATTCCGGGCTGTGCGGTCACGGAAGTAGCCATTGAAGGTGTCCTGCATGAGTACTCCACCATCGAGGGTGTGCAGGAGGACGTCATCGACATCCTGCTCAACCTGAAAAACCTGGCTATCCGTGTGGAGCACGGCCATAGTGCCAATCTTCGCCTGAACAAGACCGGGCCTGGGGCGGTGACCGCAGCGGATATCGAAACGACACACGACGTCGAGATCGTGAACCCGGGGCTGGTGATAGCGAACCTGACCTCCAGTGGCAAATTGAACATGAACCTGAAGGTCGAGAAAGGGCGCGGTTACCAGCCGGTGGCGCAGCGTCTGGCGGCTGGTTCGGAAACGGCGGTGGGATCGTTGCATTTGGATGCGTCGTTCAGCCCGATACGGAAGGTGTCCTACGTGGTGGAAAGCGCCCGTGTGGAGCAGCGTACCGATCTGGACAAGCTGATCATTGAGCTTGAGACCAACGGTACGGTCGACCCAGAGCAGGCCGTGCGGCATGCTGCCTCGATCCTCAATGACCACCTTTCCATTTTCGTGGATCTGAAGGGGCCTGTGGCCAAGGGCGTGGCGGAAGAGAAGCCGTCGTTCGATCCTCTGCTTCTGCGTCCGGTGGACGATCTGGAACTGACGGTGCGTTCAGCGAACTGCCTCAAGGCGGAAAACATTTTCTACATCGGCGATCTGATTCAGAGGACCGAGGTCGATTTGCTGAAAACCCCGAACCTGGGTAAGAAGTCTCTCACGGAGATCAAGGATGTACTCGCCACCAAGGGGTTGTCCCTGGGGATGCGGCTGGAGAATTGGCCGCCGGAAGGGCTCAGGAAAGACTGA
- the rpsD gene encoding 30S ribosomal protein S4, whose protein sequence is MARYLGPTCKLSRREGTDLFLKARGKSITEKCKLDQQPGQHGSKRARLSDYAVQLREKQKMRRIYGVLERQFRNYYATAAQKKGSTGENLLSILESRLDNVVYRMGFASTRSEARQLVSHKAILVNGKVLNIPSYQVRSGDVISIREKSKAQQRIKDALQVSEQYGFPSWVDVDTQKMSGVFKSTPDRAELGSELNEQLVVELYSK, encoded by the coding sequence ATGGCAAGGTATTTAGGTCCCACGTGTAAACTGAGCCGACGGGAAGGCACAGATCTTTTCCTCAAGGCACGCGGCAAGTCCATTACGGAAAAGTGCAAGCTGGATCAGCAGCCGGGGCAGCATGGCTCCAAGCGCGCCCGGCTGTCGGACTATGCCGTTCAGTTGCGCGAGAAGCAGAAAATGCGCCGTATCTACGGTGTGCTAGAGCGCCAGTTCCGCAACTACTATGCTACGGCGGCGCAGAAGAAAGGCTCGACCGGGGAGAACCTGCTCAGTATCTTGGAATCGCGCCTGGACAACGTGGTTTACCGGATGGGCTTTGCCTCCACTCGTTCCGAGGCTCGGCAGTTGGTGAGCCACAAGGCGATCCTGGTCAACGGCAAAGTGTTGAACATCCCGTCCTACCAGGTGCGTAGCGGGGATGTGATCAGCATTCGGGAAAAGTCCAAGGCGCAACAGCGTATCAAGGACGCTTTGCAGGTTTCCGAGCAGTATGGCTTCCCGTCCTGGGTTGATGTCGACACGCAGAAGATGTCCGGCGTCTTTAAGTCCACGCCGGATCGCGCCGAATTGGGCTCCGAGCTGAATGAACAGCTGGTCGTCGAGTTGTACTCGAAATAA
- the rpsK gene encoding 30S ribosomal protein S11 translates to MAQASRSAKRIKRDISDGIAHISASFNNTIITITDRKGNTLAWATAGASGFRGSRKSTPFAAQVAAEKAGSVAKEYGIKNLDVRIKGPGPGRESAVRSLNNLGFKITNIIDGTPIPHNGCRPPKKRRV, encoded by the coding sequence ATGGCCCAAGCCAGTCGCTCCGCTAAGCGCATCAAGAGGGATATCTCCGACGGTATCGCTCATATCAGTGCTTCGTTCAACAACACCATCATCACGATCACCGACCGCAAGGGTAACACCTTGGCCTGGGCCACCGCCGGCGCCTCCGGATTCCGTGGTTCGCGCAAGAGCACCCCGTTCGCTGCACAGGTTGCCGCCGAGAAGGCGGGCAGTGTAGCCAAGGAGTACGGGATCAAGAACCTGGATGTTCGCATCAAAGGTCCCGGCCCGGGTCGGGAATCCGCGGTGCGCTCCTTGAACAACCTCGGTTTCAAGATCACCAACATCATTGACGGCACACCCATCCCGCACAACGGGTGCCGTCCGCCGAAAAAGCGTCGCGTCTGA
- the rpsM gene encoding 30S ribosomal protein S13: protein MARISGINIPDHKHVVISLTAIYGIGRTRAAKICDRVGVEPSKKVKELTDDQIERIREEVGKFVVEGDLRREVAMNIKRLMDLGCYRGLRHRRGLPVRGQRTRTNARTRKGPRRPIRK, encoded by the coding sequence ATGGCACGCATTTCCGGGATTAACATTCCCGATCATAAGCACGTTGTGATTTCGCTTACTGCGATTTACGGTATTGGCCGTACGCGGGCGGCGAAGATCTGTGACAGGGTCGGGGTTGAGCCTTCCAAGAAAGTGAAGGAACTTACCGACGATCAGATCGAGCGCATTCGCGAGGAAGTCGGCAAGTTCGTCGTGGAAGGCGATCTCAGAAGAGAGGTTGCCATGAATATCAAGCGTTTGATGGATCTCGGCTGCTACAGGGGATTGCGTCATCGCAGGGGCTTGCCGGTTCGCGGCCAGCGTACCCGCACCAACGCTCGTACCCGCAAGGGGCCGCGCCGTCCCATTCGTAAATAA
- the rpmJ gene encoding 50S ribosomal protein L36 — protein sequence MKVRASVKKICRNCKVLKRKGTVRIICKDARHKQRQG from the coding sequence ATGAAAGTTCGCGCATCCGTAAAGAAGATCTGCAGAAACTGCAAGGTTCTCAAGAGAAAAGGCACCGTCCGGATCATCTGCAAAGACGCTCGTCACAAGCAGCGTCAGGGCTAG
- the secY gene encoding preprotein translocase subunit SecY, translating into MNTTTSALSDRFGRLTELRQRLLFVLGALFVYRVGAHIPIPGVDPKALASMFQQQGGGILDMVNMFSGGALKRLSIFALGIMPYISASIILQLMAVVIPTLEQIKKEGESGRKKINQYTRYATVVLASFQAVGVSMALQNQTASGIPVVTNPGFHFVFVTAISLVAGTIFLMWLGEQVTERGIGNGISIIIFSGIVAGLPTAIGGTLELARTGEMGTFSIIALFAIAIGVTAVVVFVERGQRRITINYAKRQEGRRMYAAHKSFLPLKLNMSGVIPPIFASSIILFPATIAGWFGNSESLGWLQDIATTLSPGQPLYVLCYAAAIVFFCFFYAALVFNSNETAENLKKSGAFIPGVRPGQQTASYIDGVMTRLTMAGSIYITLVCLLPEFLIVYWNVPFYFGGTSLLIIVVVVMDFMSQVQTYIISHQYEGLMKKSNIKFGK; encoded by the coding sequence GTGAACACTACGACGTCGGCGCTCTCTGACAGATTCGGACGATTGACGGAGCTGCGGCAGCGGCTCCTTTTCGTCCTTGGGGCTTTGTTCGTATACCGTGTCGGTGCACACATTCCCATTCCGGGTGTGGACCCCAAGGCCCTGGCCAGCATGTTCCAGCAGCAGGGCGGCGGCATCCTGGACATGGTGAACATGTTCTCGGGTGGCGCGCTGAAGCGCCTGAGTATCTTTGCCCTAGGAATCATGCCGTATATTTCCGCGTCCATCATCCTGCAGTTGATGGCAGTGGTCATTCCGACCCTGGAACAGATCAAGAAGGAAGGCGAGTCGGGGCGCAAGAAGATCAACCAGTACACCCGCTACGCTACCGTCGTGTTGGCGAGCTTTCAGGCGGTCGGTGTATCCATGGCCCTGCAGAACCAGACGGCCTCGGGAATCCCGGTGGTGACCAACCCCGGTTTCCACTTCGTCTTTGTGACTGCGATCTCGTTGGTGGCCGGCACGATCTTCCTGATGTGGCTGGGTGAACAGGTCACCGAGCGCGGAATCGGCAATGGCATTTCCATCATCATCTTCTCAGGTATCGTCGCAGGCCTGCCGACCGCCATTGGTGGGACCTTGGAGCTGGCTCGTACCGGTGAGATGGGCACGTTCAGCATCATTGCCCTGTTCGCCATCGCTATTGGCGTGACGGCGGTGGTCGTCTTTGTCGAGCGTGGGCAGCGCCGCATCACCATCAATTATGCGAAGCGCCAAGAGGGCCGGCGCATGTACGCCGCTCACAAGAGCTTCCTGCCGTTGAAGCTGAATATGTCGGGCGTGATCCCGCCGATCTTTGCGTCCAGCATCATCCTCTTTCCGGCCACGATTGCCGGCTGGTTTGGCAATTCGGAAAGCCTGGGCTGGTTGCAGGACATAGCCACGACGCTGTCTCCCGGTCAGCCTCTGTATGTTCTCTGCTATGCGGCAGCGATCGTGTTCTTCTGCTTCTTCTACGCCGCTCTGGTTTTCAATTCGAATGAAACGGCGGAGAACCTGAAGAAGTCCGGAGCCTTCATTCCTGGGGTTAGGCCAGGGCAGCAGACCGCCAGCTATATCGATGGGGTAATGACCCGGTTGACCATGGCAGGCTCCATTTACATTACCTTGGTCTGCCTGTTGCCGGAGTTTCTGATCGTATACTGGAATGTGCCGTTCTACTTCGGCGGTACCTCCTTGCTGATTATCGTCGTGGTGGTGATGGATTTCATGTCGCAGGTCCAGACCTACATCATCTCGCACCAGTACGAAGGGCTGATGAAGAAGTCGAATATCAAGTTCGGCAAGTAA
- the rplO gene encoding 50S ribosomal protein L15, which produces MFLNTIAPGEGSKKKRKRVGRGIGSTLGKTCGRGHKGQHARAGGFHKVGFEGGQMPLQRRLPKVGFRSRKKAFVSEVRLSEIEKLSSEVVDLAVLKAANLVAAQVKKVKVIDSGELTRAVTLKGILATKGARAVIEKNGGKVEA; this is translated from the coding sequence ATGTTTCTCAACACCATAGCACCTGGCGAAGGTAGCAAGAAGAAACGTAAGCGCGTCGGACGCGGCATTGGCTCGACCCTGGGCAAGACCTGCGGTCGTGGCCACAAGGGCCAGCATGCCCGCGCTGGCGGCTTTCACAAGGTCGGATTCGAAGGCGGCCAGATGCCGCTGCAGCGCCGACTGCCCAAGGTGGGTTTTCGCTCACGTAAGAAGGCTTTTGTAAGCGAAGTGCGCCTATCGGAAATTGAGAAGCTGTCTTCCGAGGTGGTGGACTTGGCGGTGCTGAAGGCAGCCAATCTCGTCGCTGCGCAGGTCAAGAAGGTTAAGGTGATCGACTCTGGCGAGTTGACGCGGGCTGTTACGTTGAAAGGGATTCTGGCCACCAAGGGTGCGCGTGCAGTCATCGAAAAGAACGGCGGCAAAGTCGAGGCTTAA
- the rpmD gene encoding 50S ribosomal protein L30, with protein sequence MSEKRLKVTQIKSKFGRLESHRQCLAGLGIRRMHHTVTVADTPSIRGMIAKVSYLLKIEEV encoded by the coding sequence ATGAGCGAAAAGCGACTGAAAGTTACCCAGATCAAAAGCAAGTTCGGGCGTCTGGAATCGCACCGCCAGTGTCTGGCTGGTCTTGGCATCCGCCGCATGCACCATACGGTGACGGTGGCTGATACGCCGTCGATCCGCGGGATGATTGCCAAAGTCTCGTATCTGTTGAAGATTGAGGAAGTTTGA
- the rpsE gene encoding 30S ribosomal protein S5 translates to MANISAQNSNTDGLQEKLVAVRRVAKVVKGGRQFGFTALTVVGDGNGRVGYGLCKAREVPVAIQKSMEQARKNMRQVHLNGDTLHYSIMASTGAAKVYMQPASEGTGIIAGGAMRAVFEVVGVHNVLAKCIGTNNPINVVRATIKGLTEIRDPKFIAAKRGKSAGELTGQGK, encoded by the coding sequence ATGGCAAACATTTCTGCACAGAACAGCAACACCGACGGCCTCCAGGAGAAACTCGTGGCGGTGCGCCGCGTCGCCAAGGTGGTCAAGGGCGGCCGGCAATTCGGCTTCACGGCGTTGACGGTGGTTGGCGACGGCAATGGCCGCGTGGGTTATGGCCTCTGCAAGGCTCGCGAAGTGCCGGTTGCAATCCAGAAGTCCATGGAGCAAGCCCGCAAAAACATGCGCCAGGTGCATCTGAACGGTGACACCCTGCACTACTCCATCATGGCGAGCACCGGAGCGGCCAAGGTCTACATGCAACCGGCGTCGGAAGGTACGGGCATCATCGCGGGTGGCGCCATGCGCGCTGTATTCGAGGTGGTCGGCGTGCATAACGTGCTGGCCAAGTGCATCGGCACCAACAATCCAATCAACGTGGTGCGCGCAACGATCAAGGGTCTCACCGAAATCCGCGATCCCAAGTTCATCGCGGCCAAGCGCGGCAAGAGCGCCGGCGAATTGACGGGGCAGGGCAAATGA